The Mytilus galloprovincialis chromosome 3, xbMytGall1.hap1.1, whole genome shotgun sequence genomic interval CCGTCTAAAATCCGAAAACGTCCGATGCTGTTTCCCGATGTCATAAAGTAAGTCTATAACATACTGCATGTCATTTAGATTGTAAATGGTATCATCTAGAGTATTCATTACCATCAACACATGTTTGGCAAGACCCTTTGATTCTCTCATCTCAGCAATAGTGGTGCAATTTTCAACCATAAAGAAAAATTTCTTTAGGTCAGCATGTGtttcaaatattctaaaatataaaaaaaaaatttaacaatggtatttttaaaaacgtttaaataaaatttgcaaAACCGTTCTTACTTTGCGTTGTGTTTTGCAGATATCAGGATGTGAATAAATGCATTGTAtccaattttgaaattaaaagtagGAATAGACTTGAATATAAACATATGAAATGTACCATACACTAGTATTGGTAAGTAACTGTGTATTGGTTATTAGAATTAACCATTCAATCAATTGGTggaaatttctatttaaaaattatgacttCTTTCAAACCTGATACCGGTATTCAGTGTTTAATGCTGACCTAATAAACATGTTAATTCCTGTATATTCCATTTTCCGAGAGATTGCTTTCCATGACTGTTGAAGTTGAAATATTTGTCGTTCATTTAGATCTAGCCTGCTAATTGCGTCTGTAAAAGTTATAGATGGTCTGGAATTAAGACTTCTGTGTTGACGTTCTGCACATATTGGTTGAGTTTTGTGTTTAACAGCTGCGATTGAGCAGCCCATTttgttcaaatgaaaaaatatagtgAAACGTgatgtttattttataaagtaaacaCCTTGAATTATGGAAAGAAGATTAcatgaaattaatattttgtaattatCTTTTCAGACTTGAAAGAATTCTTATCTTTGTCTTCCAGGAAATTATATTTCTTCGACACGACAAAGGTTAATAATTTAAGATTGATATGAATTCTATCTTAGCTTTTTTTAGTTCACCTGGTATAAATCATATCAAATTGACACATCTAACTGATCACAGATCACGTTTTGTAGGTTAAAAAGATGTTTGAGAAGGAAAAAGAGCTTTTGTGTATTGTTCTTGTAATTGTTTCACTGGCAGGTTAAAAATCAGAAAGTTCGTGAAACCTGGCggaattaaacattaaaaatgacaaataattgttttgaaagATTAGTTGAAATTTTTGAAGCAGAGACATAAAAGCAGTCATCTATCATCATCTTCAGACATGGGGTaattaaaatgtaattgtaattgaccGTAATAAATTACAATTTCTCaaataattgaatgtaatgtgtgaTTGAgtatcttttttcaattaaaagtaATTGAAAGTAATGAAGTACAAAgctaaaattgtttgttattgACATTTACAACTCAATTACATTGGAAATTTGGGACCAGAaagattaaatcttgtgttttcgcaaaaaaaatgattaaaaaccaTGACATTAGCATATTAGTGAGCTCACGAATATTCTTTCTTTTGTAATGAATTGATAGgaatttaaaaagaagaaaaataagatTTTAGGAACATGCCATAATTTGTGTTTAAAAGAAAAcattagtaaaaagtaaaatcacaaaaatactgaactccgaggaaaattgaagAAGGAAAGTCTCtaattaaatggaaaaatcaaaagctcaaacacatcaaacgaatggataacaactgtcatattcccgacttggttcacatattttcttatgtagaaaatggtggattgaacctggttaaatagctagctaaatctcttacttgtatgacagtcgcattaaattccattatattggcaacgaagtgtgaacaaaacaaacagacataataggtaataaactcatcacagataccaggattaaaatttcgtATTCGcaccatacgcgcgtttcgtctacaaaagactcattagtgacgctcgaataaaaaaaagttgaaaaggccaaatacagctaagataaccTATTTCTGAGGTAGgaaagccttattatttcaaaaattcaaagatttgtaaCCAGATAATTTATAACTTATAATCATACAGCAGTCAATATGATGTTATATTTAATctgaatcactataaaaaaaacatatatgtaacaaagaaacataaaaaaggcatatagacaaagaacATGAACAAAAACGAAAACAAGACTACAAGaattttacaatagcacaataacacaatgtatAAGTACAGGGTCAACTcgtatgtatataaaaaaaacccacacaaaaTGTCATAAAGACAAAGCagattagcaaaaaaaaaaagagacaagaATGCAAATTATATtaagaacaataacacaataatgggatgt includes:
- the LOC143066739 gene encoding neuroglobin-like codes for the protein MGCSIAAVKHKTQPICAERQHRSLNSRPSITFTDAISRLDLNERQIFQLQQSWKAISRKMEYTGINMFIRIFETHADLKKFFFMVENCTTIAEMRESKGLAKHVLMVMNTLDDTIYNLNDMQYVIDLLYDIGKQHRTFSDFRREFFLSVTEPFLLAVKETLGDRYTRNMATAYRRLIQFVIANIFQGFGDVLTEKKKIQDG